The Oryzias melastigma strain HK-1 linkage group LG3, ASM292280v2, whole genome shotgun sequence genome contains a region encoding:
- the LOC112160314 gene encoding F-box/LRR-repeat protein 3 translates to MKRGLQENEPEDGGGPSGECKRTLCEPTQERDVEAEGISWEDLPQEILLHIFQYLPLLDRAYASQVCRGWNLAFHMPELWRCFEFELNQPASSYLKATHPDLIKQIIKKHSNHLQYVSFKVDSSRESAEAACDILSQLVNCSLKTLGLISTARPSFMELPRSHFISALTVVFINSKSLSSLKIDDTPVDDPSLKVLVANNSDTLKLLKMSSCPHVSPAGILCVADQCHGLRELALNYHLLSDELLIALSSEKHVHLEHLRIDVVSENPGQQFHTIKKSSWDAMVHHSPKFNLVMYFFLYEEEFGPFFQDEIPVTHLYFGRSVSKDVLGRVGLTCPRLVELVVCANGLRPLDEELIRIAQRCTQLSAIGLGECEVSCSAFVEFVKMCGDRLKQLSIMEEVLVPDSRYELDDIHWEVSKHLGRVWFPDMMPTW, encoded by the exons ATGAAGCGAGGCCTCCAAGAAAATGAGCCGGAGGATGGCGGTGGCCCCAGCGGCGAGTGCAAGAGGACTCTGTGTGAGCCGACCCAGGAGAGAGACGTGGAGGCGGAAGGCATCAGCTGGGAGGATTTGCCACAGGAGATTCTGCTTCACATTTTCCAGTATCTGCCTCTTCTGGACAGGGCTTACGCTTCTCAG GTGTGTCGAGGTTGGAATCTGGCCTTCCACATGCCAGAGTTGTGGCGCTGCTTTGAGTTTGAGTTGAACCAGCCAGCCAGCTCCTACCTGAAGGCAACACACCCAGACCTCATCAAACAGATAATCAAAAAGCACTCCAACCACCTGCAGTATGTCAGCTTCAAG GTGGACAGCAGCAGGGAGTCTGCAGAGGCGGCGTGCGACATCCTTTCTCAGCTTGTGAACTGCTCTTTGAAAACTTTAGGGCTCATCTCCACAGCCCGGCCCAGCTTCATGGAGCTGCCTCGG TCCCACTTCATCTCAGCGCTGACGGTGGTTTTCATTAACTCCAAATCCCTGTCCTCTTTGAAGATCGATGACACGCCTGTAGATGACCCCTCTCTCAAAGTCCTAGTGGCCAACAACAGTGATACACTGAAGCTGCTGAAAATGAGCAGCTGTCCTCATGTGTCACCTGCAG GGATCCTGTGCGTGGCCGATCAGTGCCACGGCCTGAGAGAACTGGCCCTTAATTACCACTTGCTGAGTGACGAGCTTCTCATCGCGCTGTCCTCTGAGAAGCACGTTCACCTCGAGCACCTTCGCATTGATGTGGTCAGCGAGAACCCCGGCCAGCAGTTTCACACCATCAAGAAGAGCAGCTGGGACGCCATGGTACACCACTCTCCCAAGTTTAATCTAGTCATGTACTTTTTCCTTTACGAGGAAGAGTTCGGCCCTTTCTTCCAAGACGAGATCCCCGTGACGCATTTGTACTTTGGCCGCTCGGTCAGCAAAGACGTGCTGGGACGTGTTGGCCTCACCTGCCCGCGTCTGGTTGAGCTGGTGGTTTGTGCAAATGGGCTGCGGCCGCTGGATGAGGAGCTCATCCGCATCGCCCAGCGATGCACGCAGCTGTCCGCCATCGGTCTGGGCGAGTGCGAGGTTTCCTGCAGCGCCTTTGTGGAATTTGTCAAGATGTGCGGCGACAGACTTAAACAGCTGTCCATCATGGAGGAAGTGCTGGTTCCAGACAGCAGATATGAGCTGGATGATATCCACTGGGAGGTGTCTAAACATTTGGGCCGTGTCTGGTTTCCGGACATGATGCCGACTTGGTAG
- the LOC112160316 gene encoding hepatic lectin, whose amino-acid sequence MLVLIHPCFGEINHSIQEQRVISIKVMQEVNHLKQALYHSSQNVSRLEIENSQLKRHLNATLEEKAELQLTLIQQKDRNRKMLAILSSNKLSFIWSVCHKDTLQCSSCPPGWTEHSLRCFMISTTAKKWEDARRECLDNHGDLAVVVTAKDQAFLTNFTIQFVRRNPQLDFHSAWIGLQDMVQEGTFIWVNGEKVKSNLSYWREMEPNNAIASWDADSSGQDCVAIVPPKSSSGTKWLNSWDDIICGGKRHFICEVPALV is encoded by the coding sequence atgttaGTTTTGATCCACCCTTGTTTTGGTGAAATTAATCACAGTATACAGGAGCAAAGGGTGATCAGTATAAAAGTCATGCAAGAAGTAAATCATCTCAAGCAAGCTTTGTACCATTCTTCACAAAACGTATCCAGATTGGAAATCGAAAACAGTCAATTGAAACGGCATCTGAATGCCactttggaggaaaaagcgGAGCTTCAGCTAACTTTAATCCAACAGAaggacagaaacagaaagatgCTTGCAATTTTGTCCTCCAACAAGCTGTCCTTTATTTGGAGTGTGTGTCATAAGGACACACTGCAGTGCTCAAGCTGCCCTCCCGGCTGGACCGAGCATTCTCTACGCTGCTTTATGATCTCTACGACAGCCAAGAAATGGGAGGATGCTCGCAGGGAATGCCTTGATAACCATGGAGACCTAGCAGTTGTTGTCACTGCAAAAGATCAGGCTTTCCTAACAAACTTCACCATCCAGTTTGTCAGGAGGAACCCCCAACTGGACTTCCATTCCGCGTGGATTGGGCTGCAGGATATGGTGCAGGAGGGGACCTTTATATGGGTAAACGGGGAGAAAGTCAAATCTAATTTGTCATACTGGAGGGAAATGGAGCCAAATAATGCCATCGCCTCATGGGACGCAGACTCGTCGGGGCAAGACTGTGTCGCCATCGTACCTCCAAAATCCAGCTCTGGTACCAAATGGCTCAACTCCTGGGATGACATTATATGTGGTGGTAAACGACATTTCATCTGTGAGGTCCCAGCTTTGGTTTAG
- the tgfbrap1 gene encoding transforming growth factor-beta receptor-associated protein 1 homolog: MSVKAFELVPAVERDLLMGDKARINIECIECCGKHLYVGTNDCFVHHFLLDEVPSPKGKLSYLAQKLLHKYLGLKKPVAELRAASALERLIVLCDGMVFLVDMVTLESVPSAAGGGVKIRGVIAFCVNENPVNGDPFCVEMAILSSKRRTVQIYMVHKDRVQLVKEVSTPEQPCALSLDGYFLCLALTTQYMILNYNTGASQDLFPYNSEERRPIVKRISREEFLLAAPGGLGMFANAEGVSQRAPVSWSESVIAAAVSFPYVVALDENFITIHSMLDQQLKQTLSFRDGHILQDFEGKVMLASTKAVYVLVPLPLERQIQDLLASHRVEEALILTEGAQRNIPKDKFQVLHRRILQRAGFIQFGKLQFQEAKEHFRKGELDVRELISLYPLLLPASSSFTRFHPPLHEFADLNHLAQGDQEKVLRCKKFLISYLKEVRSTEVVNGCREDVDTALLKLYAEQNHDSLLDLLASENACVLADSVPWLEKYHKYFALGLLYHYNGQDSAALQVWTRVVDGDLQDSTRSDLFDYIVDFLCCCSNLDLVWKYADWALQKDSTKGVHIFIKRPSSKDQSELNPEEVITYLGNNKHALLLYLEYLVLERKIQKEKFHTHLAVLYLERVMSLLSDSSTDEESMTKARKRLQAFLRESNLYRVQFLLGKMENCEQLLLERATLHGKLEEHDKALHILVHKLRDFPSAEAFCVWASSSRDPAHRQRLFHLLLEVYLGGELQARAGGGELEMAAVDLLNRHGEVFDAVRVLRVLPEGWSLQLLRPFLNRAIRASMHARHTSQIAVGLAHSENVQLLHDRLKERKKPIFVSEKKGCHLCHNTFKEPDVVCLPGGVPVHTHCVAQRIKDSPTKRQLTNSSNHT, translated from the exons ATGAGTGTGAAGGCCTTTGAGCTCGTCCCGGCTGTGGAGCGAGACCTCCTCATGGGCGACAAAGCCCGCATCAACATCGAGTGCATCGAATGCTGTGGCAAACACCTGTACGTGGGCACCAACGACTGCTTCGTTCACCACTTTCTGCTCGACGAAGTCCCCTCGCCCAAAGGGAAGCTAAGCTACTTGGCTCAGAAGCTTCTGCACAAATACCTGGGCTTGAAGAAACCGGTGGCTGAGCTGCGGGCCGCTTCTGCCCTGGAGCGCCTGATCGTGCTTTGTGATGGGATGGTGTTTCTTGTGGACATGGTGACCCTGGAGAGCGTGCCCTCGGCGGCGGGAGGCGGGGTGAAGATCAGAGGAGTGATCGCCTTCTGTGTCAACGAGAACCCGGTGAACGGGGATCCGTTCTGTGTGGAAATGGCCATACTCTCCTCCAAGAGGCGAACTGTGCAGATTTACATGGTGCACAAGGACAGGGTGCAGCTGGTTAAGGAGGTGTCCACTCCGGAGCAGCCCTGCGCCCTCAGTCTGGACGGTTACTTCCTTTGCCTGGCCCTCACCACACAATACATGATACTGAACTACAACACAGGTGCCTCTCAGGACTTGTTCCCATACAACAGCGAGGAGAGGAGGCCCATTGTGAAGAGGATCAGCAGGGAGGAGTTCCTCCTGGCTGCACCTGGTGGCCTCG GAATGTTTGCCAATGCAGAGGGAGTGTCTCAGCGGGCTCCGGTCAGCTGGTCAGAGAGCGTGATTGCTGCTGCTGTGAGCTTTCCCTATGTGGTGGCACTGGATGAGAACTTCATCACCATCCACAGCATGCTGGACCAACAGCTGAAGCAGACTCTGTCATTCAGGGACGGACACATTCTACAAGACTTTGAAG GGAAGGTCATGCTGGCCTCCACCAAAGCGGTGTACGTCCTGGTGCCTCTGCCTTTGGAGAGACAGATCCAGGATCTGCTGGCCAGTCACAGAGTGGAGGAGGCGCTTATCCTCACCGAGGGAGCGCAGAGAAATATTCCCAAAGACAAATTCCAG GTTTTGCACAGAAGAATCCTCCAGCGAGCAGGATTCATACAGTTCGGCAAGCTTCAGTTTCAGGAAGCTAAAGAACATTTTAG GAAGGGTGAGCTGGATGTGCGGGAGCTGATCTCTCTCTACCCGTTATTGCTACCCGCTTCTTCCTCTTTCACCCGTTTTCACCCTCCTCTCCACGAGTTCGCCGACCTCAACCATCTTGCACAGGGCGACCAGGAGAAAGTGCTACGGTGCAAGAAGTTCCTCATCAGTTATCTGAAAGAG GTGCGGAGCACAGAGGTGGTGAACGGCTGTCGAGAGGATGTGGACACGGCGCTGCTGAAGCTCTATGCTGAACAGAACCACGACAGCCTCTTAGACCTCCTAGCTTCAGAGAACGCATGCGTGTTGGCAGACAGCGTTCCGTGGCTGGAGAAATATCACAA ATATTTTGCGCTGGGACTACTTTATCATTATAACGGTCAAGATTCTGCAGCACTCCAG GTGTGGACCCGAGTGGTGGATGGAGACTTGCAGGACTCCACCAGATCAGACCTCTTTGACTACATTGTGGACTTCCTGTGCTGCTGTTCCAATCTGGACTTGGTTTGGAAGTATGCGGACTGGGCACTGCAGAAGGATTCCACC AAAGGTGTCCACATCTTTATAAAGAGACCGTCCAGCAAAGATCAGTCAGAGCTCAACCCTGAGGAAGTCATTACTTACCTGGGAAACAACAAGCATGCACTACTTCTCTACTTGGAGTATCTTGTGCTGGAGAGGAAAATACAG AAGGAAAAGTTCCACACTCATCTTGCCGTGTTGTACCTGGAGAGGGTTATGTCATTGCTGTCGGACTCATCCACCGATGAAGAGTCGATGACCAAAGCAAGAAAGAGACTCCAAGCATTCCTCAGGGAGTCTAACTTGTATCGTGTACAGTTTCTTTTAG gtAAAATGGAGAACTGTGAACAACTGCTGCTAGAGCGTGCAACCCTTCACGGGAAACTGGAGGAGCACGACAAAGCCCTGCACATTCTAGTGCACAAGCTCAGAGACTTCCCGTCCGCTGAGGCCTTCTGCGTGTGGGCCTCTTCCAGCCGCGATCCTGCGCACCGGCAGCGGCTGTTTCACCTGCTCCTGGAGGTGTATTTAGGAGGAGAGCTTCAAGCAAGAGCAGGAGGTGGCGAGCTGGAAATGGCAGCGGTGGACCTCTTAAACAGGCACGGCGAGGTGTTTGATGCAGTCCGGGTGCTGCGGGTGCTTCCCGAAGGCTGGTCGCTGCAGCTGCTGCGGCCTTTTCTGAACCGCGCCATCAGAGCCAGCATGCACGCACGGCACACCTCTCAAATCGCTGTGGGCCTCGCTCATTCAGAAAACGTTCAGCTGCTGCACGACCGG ttAAAAGAGCGCAAGAAACCTATTTTTGTCTCGGAAAAGAAGGGATGCCACCTCTGTCACAACACCTTCAAGGAGCCCGATGTGGTCTGTCTGCCTGGAGGAGTTCCCGTTCACACTCACTGTGTCGCTCAGAGAATAAAGGACTCTCCCACAAAGAGACAGTTGACTAACAGCAGCAATCATACGTGA
- the cul4a gene encoding cullin-4A translates to MAEDTRQNKRASFSALTELSTNGMARTPALASGKTGASKKLVIKNFKDRPKLAENYTEDTWLKLRDAVSAIQNSTSIKYNLEELYQAVENLCSYKVSPTLYKQLRQVCEDHVKAQIQQFREDSLDNLSFLKRMNRCWQDHCRQTIMIRSIFLFLDRTYVLQNSLLPSIWDTGLELFRTHIVSDSAVQKRTVEAILEQIELERNGETVDRSLLRSLLGMLSDLQVYKDSFEERFLAETDRLYAAEGQRLMQERDVPEYLHHVARRLEEENDRILSYLDQSTQKPLICCVEKQLLGEHMTAILQKGLSNLLDENRVTELALLYQLFSKVKGGLPTLLQFWRDYIKSFGGEIVCTPEKDKDMVQDLLDFKDKMDNVAQSCFGRNEAFINAMKEAFETFINKRPNKPAELIAKYVDSKLRAGNKEATEEELERILDKIMIIFRFIHGKDVFEAFYKKDLAKRLLVGKSASVDAEKSMLSKLKHECGAAFTSKLEGMFKDMELSKDIMIQFKQHIQNQSEPSNIELTVNILTMGYWPSYTPMEVHLPSEMVKLQEVFKLFYLGKHSGRKLQWQPTLGHAVLKAEFKEGKKELQVSLFQTLVLLMFNEGEEFSVEEIRTATGIEEGELKRTLQSLACGKARVLNKNPRGKDVEDGDRFNFNSDFKHKLFRIKINQIQMKETVEEQVNTTERVFQDRQYQIDAAVVRIMKMRKTLSHNLLVSELYNQLKFPVKPGDLKKRIESLIDRDYMERDKETPNQYHYVA, encoded by the exons ATGGCAGAGGACACCCGACAGAACAAGAGGGCCAGCTTCTCAGCTTTAACGGAGCTCAGCACCAACGGCATGGCCAGGACACCCGCTCTAGCATCGGGCAAAACAGGGGCTTCAAAGAAGTTGGTGATAAAaaattttaaag aCAGGCCCAAACTAGCAGAGAACTACACCGAAGATACATGGCTGAAGCTTCGAGACGCAGTGAGTGCTATCCAAAACAGCACTTCAATTAAGTACAATCTGGAAGAGCTCTATCAG GCCGTGGAGAACCTGTGTTCCTATAAAGTCTCTCCTACCTTGTACAAGCAGCTGCGTCAAGTCTGTGAGGATCACGTGAAGGCCCAGATCCAGCAGTTTAGAGA AGATTCTTTGGACAACCTTTCTTTCTTGAAACGAATGAATCGCTGCTGGCAGGACCACTGCAGGCAAACT ATAATGATCAGAAGTATATTTCTCTTCCTGGATCGTACTTATGTCCTTCAGAACTCTCTCCTCCCGTCCATCTG GGATACTGGACTAGAACTGTTTCGCACTCACATTGTGAGCGACAGTGCAGTTCAGAAGCGAACCGTAGAAGCCATTTTGGAGCAGATTGAACTGGAGCGCAACGGAGAAACCGTGGATCGCAGCTTGCTCCGGAGTCTTCTCGGCATGCTGTCAGATCTCCAG gtTTATAAAGACTCATTCGAGGAAAGATTCTTGGCTGAAACGGATCGACTCTATGCAGCGGAGGGACAGCGGCTAATGCAGGAGAGGGAT GTACCCGAGTATTTACACCATGTGGCTCGTCGATTGGAAGAAGAAAACGATCGAATCCTGAGCTATCTCGACCAGAGCACTCA gaAACCCCTTATTTGCTGTGTTGAGAAACAACTTTTAGGAGAACACATGACtgcaattttacaaaaag gCCTAAGCAACCTGCTAGACGAGAACCGTGTAACCGAGCTGGCCCTTCTCTATCAGCTCTTCAGCAAGGTGAAGGGTGGACTTCCCACGCTGCTGCAGTTCTGGAGGGATTACATCAAG TCTTTTGGTGGAGAGATCGTTTGCACTCCAGAGAAAGACAAAGACATGGTTCAAGACCTGCTGGACTTCAAGGACAAGATGGACAACGTGGCTCAGAGCTGCTTTGGGCGGAACGAGGCTTTCATCAACGCCATGAAGGAGGCCTTTGAAACATTCATCAACAAGAGGCCCAACAAGCCTGCTGAGCTGATCG CTAAATATGTAGATTCCAAGTTGAGAGCTGGAAACAAGGAGGCAACagaagaggagctggagagaaTCCTGGACAAGATCATGATCATCTTCCGCTTCATTCATG GTAAAGATGTGTTTGAAGCTTTTTACAAAAAGGACTTAGCCAAGCGTCTACTGGTGGGCAAGAGTGCTTCTGTCGATGCTGAGAAGTCCATGCTGTCCAAACTCAAACATG AATGCGGCGCCGCATTTACCAGCAAGTTGGAGGGCATGTTTAAGGACATGGAGCTGTCAAAAGACATCATGATCCAATTCAAACAG CACATTCAGAACCAGAGTGAGCCGAGCAACATAGAACTTACTGTCAACATCCTGACTATGGGATACTGGCCTTCATACACACCTATGGAGGTCCACCTGCCCTCGGAG ATGGTAAAACTCCAGGAGGTGTTCAAGCTGTTTTACCTGGGCAAGcacagtgggaggaagctgcaGTGGCAGCCCACTCTTGGCCATGCTGTACTAAAGGCCGAATTCAAAGAG GGAAAGAAGGAGCTGCAGGTCTCCCTGTTCCAGACGCTGGTGTTGCTCATGTTTAACGAGGGCGAAGAATTCAGCGTGGAGGAGATCCGCACTGCCACTGGCATAG AGGAGGGAGAGCTCAAACGCACGCTGCAGTCCTTGGCTTGTGGGAAAGCACGTGTCCTTAACAAGAACCCTCGAGGGAAAGATGTGGAAGATGGCGATCGCTTCAATTTCAACAGTgattttaaacacaaactgtTCCGCATCAAGATTAACCAGATTCAAATGAAAGAAACG GTGGAGGAACAAGTGAACACCACAGAGCGCGTTTTTCAGGACAGGCAGTATCAGATTGATGCAGCTGTTGTACGCATCATGAAGATGAGGAAAACTCTCAGCCACAACCTGCTAGTGTCAGAGCTCTACAACCAGCTCAAGTTCCCCGTGAAG CCGGGAGACCTGAAGAAGCGGATCGAGTCGCTCATCGACAGAGACTACATGGAGCGCGACAAGGAGACTCCCAACCAGTATCACTATGTTGCCTGA